The sequence TTAGgaattttgaatatttcctCAAGCATCAAATCTAAGCAATGAGCTGCGCATGGAGTCCAATACAAGTGTGGAAAATTGTTTTCCAAAAGACGACCTGAAAATATGAagtaaatttactttaaaaattgaaaaataagatttttaattcaatttgcaatttaaaatattacctgctctaacattgcagcttgcattatCTGTTACAACCTGAACCACATTCTGTTTTCCAATTCGATTCACAAATTTAGACAGTAACTCATACATCTTATCAGCAGTGTGAGAATAACTTGAAGCATCCACCGATTCAACAAATATGCTTCCGTTAGGACCATTTaccaaaaaatttataagaGTTCTACTTTTTTTATCCGTCCACCCATCTGCCATGATTGTACAACCATATCTAGCATGATCTTCTTCGTGTGATTTGAGAAGCAGGTTCGTATTTGCCAACTCCTTCTTCAAATACTTAACTCTTACTTCATGATATGATGGAGGTTTCATTCCCACTCCAAAAGTCCCAATAGCATCAATAAAAGGTTGCAAAGAATCGTATTTAACAGCATTAAAAGGAATTCCGGCATCATACATCCACGTAGCAAATTTCTGAACCGCATCTTCtcttaatttctttttattttcatcatattGGCCTTTATTTTTAGCACGTCTCTGTCTGACAATTTCTTCAACATCTTTCGCAAAATAAAGATCAATAGGCCCTGCTTGTTTACACCTTTTACCCTGCACCGTAGGGCCGGATGACATTGGTCGTTTCCCTTTCAATTTAGTTTGaatatcatcatcatcttcattttcttccaaatcaaCGATATCATCTAAATGAGGAATATCATCCATTTGATTCTTCAAAACGATCTTTTTTTGCATGAACTCTTTAATTTCTTCTTTAACATGCTCTGGACACTTCGGACAAGCTTTCACATTTCTATTGCCCCCAACCAAATGTAGTTTGTGCCGATAAATCCCACCATTTGTTATTTTAGCACAAAAACAACATACAATATTTGGATTTTTAGGATCCGGAAGTGTTGCATAATTCCAAGCAATGTCTTTTCGATTTGATGGAATTGTTGTGTTTGACATGGTTAAATACtgaaatataaatacaaatcacttattaaattattaaaaataaaaaaaaacacaatttaaattttttcacaaaattcttaaaattagGTTTTACCAATTTTTGGCTAGCAAATGAGAAGTGAACAAGGCGGCGGCGGaacggcggcggcggcggaacAGTGGCGGCAAGGCAGAGGCAGAGGCAGAGAGGGTTCGTACGCAGAGAGATACAGCAGCAACAGGACTTCAGAATTGTTAAGCAACGTTATAGATTTTTATTCTGGACTTGGGCTGAATTTAATTGTTATTCTGGACTTGGGCTAAAACTGGACTTGGGCTAAAACTGGAATTGGGcagattttaaaataacaattgtGCAGAAGCGCACAAGCGATCGCTCCAACATCCCA comes from Primulina huaijiensis isolate GDHJ02 chromosome 2, ASM1229523v2, whole genome shotgun sequence and encodes:
- the LOC140964796 gene encoding uncharacterized protein is translated as MSNTTIPSNRKDIAWNYATLPDPKNPNIVCCFCAKITNGGIYRHKLHLVGGNRNVKACPKCPEHVKEEIKEFMQKKIVLKNQMDDIPHLDDIVDLEENEDDDDIQTKLKGKRPMSSGPTVQGKRCKQAGPIDLYFAKDVEEIVRQRRAKNKGQYDENKKKLREDAVQKFATWMYDAGIPFNAVKYDSLQPFIDAIGTFGVGMKPPSYHEVRVKYLKKELANTNLLLKSHEEDHARYGCTIMADGWTDKKSRTLINFLVNGPNGSIFVESVDASSYSHTADKMYELLSKFVNRIGKQNVVQVVTDNASCNVRAGRLLENNFPHLYWTPCAAHCLDLMLEEIFKIPNLKKLHERALMVNGYIYNRPQLLSKMREFTGQRDMVRTEKTSFATAFLTLKRFQVQQANLRKMFTSEKWAKSRYSREAAGKRVAEVILMPSFWKTTVFALKVGGPLLKVLRLVDGEKRSPMGYIYEAMDRAKEAIAASFNNNEEKYRGIFEIIDKRWNVQLHHPLHAVGYFLNPEFFYSNRDIENDEEVLEGLYKCIARLVRGEDLQDKITNQLDKYKKAEGTFWFTHGY